The following are from one region of the Coffea eugenioides isolate CCC68of chromosome 2, Ceug_1.0, whole genome shotgun sequence genome:
- the LOC113756350 gene encoding (E,E)-alpha-farnesene synthase-like, whose translation MNLGIKERLSFSRDRVVESFLYAAGTAPEPKQASLRKWLSKVINLILITDDVYDVYGTLDELEIFTNAVERWSPEEIKELPEGIQICFWTLLNTTNEMAAEIEQENGWTSVLPYLQKTWTDFLKSLLVEAKWYNKGYTPSLEEYLNNGWISSSGPLLSVLAILGVADRKTQNVAEYLKDCQQIIHHSSLVIRLCNDQGTSAAELERGDAASSILCYMREANVSEAVAREHIRSLMVKAWKGINGYCISCPPFLQEPAKYITNAARGAHFMYQHGDGFGVQDRETRDHPLP comes from the exons ATGAATCTTGGAATCAAGGAAAGGCTGAGCTTTTCGAGGGACCGAGTGGTTGAAAGTTTTCTGTATGCTGCGGGAACAGCTCCTGAGCCTAAACAAGCAAGTCTAagaaaatggctgagcaaagtCATTAATTTGATTCTAATAACAGATGATGTTTATGACGTTTATGGTACCCTGGATGAACTAGAAATCTTCACCAATGCGGTTGAGAG GTGGAGCCCTGAGGAGATTAAAGAGCTACCTGAAGGCATACAGATATGTTTCTGGACATTGCTAAATACTACAAATGAAATGGCAGCTGAAATCGAGCAAGAAAATGGTTGGACATCAGTTTTACCATATCTACAGAAAACG TGGACAGATTTTCTGAAATCCTTGCTCGTGGAAGCTAAGTGGTACAACAAGGGTTACACGCCATCACTTGAAGAGTATCTTAACAATGGTTGGATATCTTCATCTGGGCCTCTGCTTTCTGTGCTTGCAATCCTGGGTGTAGCGGATAGGAAGACACAAAATGTTGCAGAATATCTTAAAGATTGTCAGCAGATTATCCACCATTCCTCACTCGTAATCCGGCTTTGCAATGATCAGGGAACATCTGCG GCGGAACTAGAGAGAGGAGACGCTGCTTCATCAATCTTATGTTACATGAGAGAAGCAAACGTTTCAGAAGCAGTGGCAAGGGAGCATATCAGAAGCCTAATGGTGAAGGCCTGGAAAGGGATTAATGGATACTGTATTTCGTGTCCTCCATTTCTACAAGAACCAGCCAAATATATCACAAATGCAGCAAGAGGAGCACATTTTATGTATCAACACGGAGATGGATTTGGCGTCCAAGATCGTGAGACTCGAGACCAT CCTTTACCTTAG
- the LOC113764078 gene encoding (E,E)-alpha-farnesene synthase-like codes for MNLGIKERLSFSRDRVVESFLYAAGTAPEPKQASLRKWLSKVINLILITDDVYDVYGTLDELEIFTNAVERWSPEEIKELPEGIQICFWTLLNTTNEMAAEIEQENGWTSVLPYLQKTWTDFLKSLLVEAKWYNKGYTPSLEEYLNNGWISSSGPLLSVLAILGVADRKTQNVAEYLKDCQQIIHHSSLVIRLCNDQGTSAAELERGDAASSILCYMREANVSEAVAREHIRSLMVKAWKGINGYCISCPPFLQEPAKYITNAARVAHFMYQHGDGFGVQDRETRDHVRSNFIEPLPIN; via the exons ATGAATCTTGGAATCAAGGAAAGGCTGAGCTTTTCGAGGGACCGAGTGGTTGAAAGTTTTCTGTATGCTGCGGGAACAGCTCCTGAGCCTAAACAAGCAAGTCTAagaaaatggctgagcaaagtCATTAATTTGATTCTAATAACAGATGATGTTTATGACGTTTATGGTACCCTGGATGAACTAGAAATCTTCACCAATGCGGTTGAGAG GTGGAGCCCTGAGGAGATTAAAGAGCTACCTGAAGGCATACAGATATGTTTCTGGACATTGCTAAATACTACAAATGAAATGGCAGCTGAAATCGAGCAAGAAAATGGTTGGACATCAGTTTTACCATATCTACAGAAAACG TGGACAGATTTTCTGAAATCCTTGCTCGTGGAAGCTAAGTGGTACAACAAGGGTTACACGCCATCACTTGAAGAGTATCTTAACAATGGTTGGATATCTTCATCTGGGCCTCTGCTTTCTGTGCTTGCAATCCTGGGTGTAGCGGATAGGAAGACACAAAATGTTGCAGAATATCTTAAAGATTGTCAGCAGATTATCCACCATTCCTCACTCGTAATCCGGCTTTGCAATGATCAGGGAACATCTGCG GCGGAACTAGAGAGAGGAGACGCTGCTTCATCAATCTTATGTTACATGAGAGAAGCAAACGTTTCAGAAGCAGTGGCAAGGGAGCATATCAGAAGCCTAATGGTGAAGGCCTGGAAAGGGATTAATGGATACTGTATTTCGTGTCCTCCATTTCTCCAAGAACCAGCCAAATATATCACAAATGCAGCAAGAGTAGCACATTTTATGTATCAACACGGAGATGGATTTGGCGTCCAAGATCGTGAGACTCGAGACCATGTTCGGTCCAACTTCATTGAACCCCTTCCAATCAACTGA